A part of Caretta caretta isolate rCarCar2 chromosome 1, rCarCar1.hap1, whole genome shotgun sequence genomic DNA contains:
- the BID gene encoding BH3-interacting domain death agonist, with amino-acid sequence MDQGLRGDVQVERILVYSFLQNCHNCDFREELDSLRSQVMVSPPKNFLSDEFDDGELQTDGNRSGRFSNGEPDSVVDEDIFRLIGAQLAEIGDQVAREIQPRVVNDLVQQFVNENLSKEEIMRRLSNTVEGLVRTIPLEMEQEKAMLVLAMVLARTVANKMPSLLHRVFNTTVNYINQNLHNYIVNLG; translated from the exons atggatcAG GGTCTGCGTGGCGATGTACAGGTGGAGCGCATCCTCGTGTattcctttctgcagaactgtcacAACTGTGATTTCAGAGAAGAGCTGGATTCTCTGAGAAGCCAGGTGATGGTTTCCCCACCAAAAAACTTTCTCTCTGATGAGTTTGATGATGGGGAGCTTCAGACAGATGGGAATCGGAGTGGCCGGTTTTCGAATGGTGAGCCAG ATTCTGTGGTTGATGAGGACATTTTCCGGCTCATTGGAGCTCAGCTTGCTGAGAttggggaccaagtggctagggaGATCCAACCAAGAGTAGTAAATGATCTAGTGCAGCAATTTGTGAATGAGAATCTGTCCAAAGAG GAGATAATGAGACGTCTGTCTAATACAGTGGAGGGGCTTGTGAGAACCATACCTTTGGAAATGGAGCAGGAGAAAGCCATGTTGGTGCTAGCGATGGTTTTAGCCAGAACAGTAGCAAACAAAATGCCATCCCTTCTACACCGTGTCTTTAACACCACTGTGAATTACATCAACCAGAACCTCCACAATTACATTGTTAACCTGGGATAA